The genomic interval TCACCAACGATAGCTATAGTCTCGCCTTTTCGTACCTTTAAATTAAAAGATTTCAAGACCCAGTCACCTTTTGAGTATTTAAACGATACATTATCAAAAATCACTTCTCCTTCAATTTGTACATCAATACTTCCTGGTTCATCGTATACCTCAGGTTTTGTATCAATAAGTTCTATAACACGTTCAGCGGCTGCCTGTGCAGACACTAATTCTGCCAAAATGCGCGCAAGTTGTTGTACCGGTTCAAAAAATTGTATCGAGTAGGATATAGCAGCTGCAAGCGTACCAAAGCTTATCAAACCCATATGAACGTTCTTACCTCCGAATACAAGCAATAAAGCTGTAACCACGTTGCCTATAAACAAAACAATCGGTGTGTACACCCCAGAAAGAATTATCCCCTTGATTGACGCTACCCTTAGATCACGGGTTTGTTTCTTGAAGTCGTGAGCCCTCATATCTTCAATCGAAAGTACCTTTGTTGTCTTTGCACCAATTAAACCTTCGTTAAACGTACCAGTTACTTCAGACACGAGTTTCCTAACCTTTCTAAACTGCTCTAATATCAGTTTTTGAAAATATAAACTCACAATTCCTAGTGGTGGAATTGCAAAAACAATAAACAACGCAAGTCTCCAATCCAAAAAGAATGAGTAAATTAATATGAATATCATCGAAGAAACTGCCCAAACACCGTCAACTATCTGCCAAGACATTACTGAACTTATTCTTTGTACATCAGACATTATTCTTGAAATCAAAAATCCGGTTTGAGTGCTATCAAAAAATGATAGAGAGAGACTTTGAAGCTTCTTAAAAGCAGCGTTTCGTATGTCGAAAGACATGCCATTTTCTATTTTTCCAGCAAGCATTATTAAAAAATACGTTCCTGCAGATTGCACCACAACTACAAAAGAAAAAAGTAATGCAAATTTTTCAAATCCCCTAAAACTTTTTTTAATTACAAAATTATCAATTGCATACTTCGTAAGATAGGGATAAGTAGCATCTATGAATCCAACA from Fervidobacterium sp. carries:
- a CDS encoding ABC transporter ATP-binding protein/permease, producing MEELIKDEKKRFDFAVWKRFGEFIKNYKFHMLGLIGVMILVGFIDATYPYLTKYAIDNFVIKKSFRGFEKFALLFSFVVVVQSAGTYFLIMLAGKIENGMSFDIRNAAFKKLQSLSLSFFDSTQTGFLISRIMSDVQRISSVMSWQIVDGVWAVSSMIFILIYSFFLDWRLALFIVFAIPPLGIVSLYFQKLILEQFRKVRKLVSEVTGTFNEGLIGAKTTKVLSIEDMRAHDFKKQTRDLRVASIKGIILSGVYTPIVLFIGNVVTALLLVFGGKNVHMGLISFGTLAAAISYSIQFFEPVQQLARILAELVSAQAAAERVIELIDTKPEVYDEPGSIDVQIEGEVIFDNVSFKYSKGDWVLKSFNLKVRKGETIAIVGETGSGKTTIVNLIGRFYEPVKGKIYIDGIDYKRIKLHSLRSQIGYVPQTPHLFSGSVAENIRYGKLEATFEEIVNAAKLVNAHEFITKLENGYDTDVGEAGAKLSVGQRQLIALARVVISNPKIIVLDEATSSIDAYTEHLIQDAIHKILHGRTSFVIAHRLSTIRGADKIIVIEAGNIVEEGTHEQLMKLRGKYYRLYMNQFVQEKEEEMLGRHE